From Paenibacillus polymyxa, the proteins below share one genomic window:
- a CDS encoding non-ribosomal peptide synthetase has translation MSKDLQIQSIFRLTPMQQGILFHSLLDQTSYAYFEQVNLTLNGLLEVELLDRSLSVLFERHEILRSNVFHVNIEEPKLIVFRQKHPAIHFEDISSLTQSDQVAYIEQFVQRDKANGFDITRDELFRVSILQCAPDVYKLIVSFHHIIMDGWCLEIVLKEWFQIYTSLQKNEPVQLGEAPSYEKYLKWLDKQDTDIALTFWERYLDGFEQQSILPASGKGSHVDYDPQQQIFSFDSQLTGQLESLAKELKVTLSTLFHSIWGLLLMKYNNTRDVVFGSVVSGRPSDIPGAENMVGLFINTIPVRISSEEDHLAFSDFVQHVQHSVMEAGQHHYVPLADIQAGSLLKSNLIHHILAFENFPGMEEASDHENENSLAVSEMAGFEQTNYSFNLNVVPGEKLRMKFSYNGLLYEPEYIDRLGRHVEEIARTVVSSADIVLHEIDIILPEEKEVILKKFNGTAAPYPREKTIHQLFEEQVERTPEHPAALYQDRQLTYRELNAQANRMAHVLRKKGIGPDQMVGIAVHRSLEMIVGLLGILKAGGAYLPLHPEDPEERLGFMLEDSGASILLTQRDQLDRLRPHGADRELIAIEDLLMEGMELTGEECEKNPEPVNRSSDLVYVIYTSGSTGKPKGVMIEHASLINRLHWMEQRIPFGAEDVILQKTPYTFDVSLWELFSWAIQGATVCFLEPGGEKDPATIAETVEANGVTAIHFVPSMLGAFLEYIEHSGAAGKMRSVRRVFASGEALMTEHVRRFNRLLGTEGATLHNLYGPTEATVEVAYYDCPADQEPESIPIGKPIDNVKLYILDHKDRLQPIGVPGELHIGGDCVARGYVNRKELTEEKFVADPYAAGDGCTERETWRDGCRMETLNIWVGSTIR, from the coding sequence ATGAGTAAAGATCTGCAAATTCAAAGTATATTCCGATTAACCCCGATGCAACAAGGAATCTTGTTCCATAGCCTGCTAGATCAAACTTCGTACGCCTATTTTGAACAAGTGAATCTTACCTTGAACGGCTTACTTGAGGTAGAGCTTCTGGATCGAAGTCTTTCTGTTCTGTTTGAGCGCCATGAGATATTGCGCAGCAATGTTTTTCACGTCAATATTGAAGAGCCTAAATTGATCGTATTTCGGCAGAAGCATCCAGCAATTCACTTTGAGGACATTTCTTCACTAACGCAATCTGACCAGGTGGCCTATATAGAACAGTTTGTTCAACGTGATAAGGCCAACGGATTTGATATTACCCGGGATGAGTTATTCCGGGTCTCCATATTGCAGTGTGCGCCTGATGTATACAAGCTGATCGTTAGCTTCCACCACATCATTATGGATGGATGGTGCTTAGAAATCGTTTTGAAAGAATGGTTCCAGATCTACACATCATTGCAAAAGAATGAGCCAGTTCAACTGGGGGAAGCTCCTTCTTATGAAAAATACCTCAAGTGGTTGGACAAGCAGGATACAGATATAGCGCTTACGTTTTGGGAGCGATATTTGGATGGTTTTGAACAGCAGAGTATCTTGCCTGCGAGTGGTAAAGGGAGCCACGTTGATTACGATCCACAGCAGCAAATCTTTAGCTTTGATTCGCAATTAACGGGTCAGTTGGAATCACTGGCCAAAGAACTCAAGGTTACTTTGAGTACATTGTTTCACTCTATCTGGGGTTTGCTATTGATGAAATACAACAACACCCGCGACGTGGTATTTGGCTCTGTCGTTTCCGGTCGTCCGTCAGATATTCCGGGAGCAGAAAACATGGTGGGCCTATTTATCAATACTATTCCAGTGCGTATATCGAGTGAAGAGGATCATCTTGCTTTTTCGGATTTCGTCCAGCATGTACAACATTCGGTTATGGAGGCGGGGCAGCATCATTATGTGCCCCTTGCTGATATTCAGGCGGGTAGTTTGTTGAAGAGTAATCTGATACACCATATTTTGGCCTTTGAAAATTTCCCGGGTATGGAGGAAGCTTCCGATCACGAGAACGAAAACAGTTTAGCGGTTTCGGAGATGGCTGGCTTTGAACAGACTAATTATTCGTTCAACCTTAACGTTGTCCCCGGTGAGAAACTGCGGATGAAATTCAGCTATAACGGTCTATTATACGAACCAGAATATATAGATCGATTAGGTCGACATGTTGAGGAAATCGCCCGCACTGTAGTTTCGTCTGCTGATATAGTTTTGCACGAAATAGATATCATTCTGCCAGAAGAAAAAGAAGTGATTTTGAAGAAATTCAACGGGACGGCTGCGCCTTATCCAAGGGAGAAGACGATTCATCAATTGTTTGAGGAGCAGGTGGAGCGAACACCGGAACATCCGGCAGCCCTATACCAAGATCGGCAATTGACGTACCGGGAGCTGAATGCCCAAGCGAATCGGATGGCTCACGTCCTGCGGAAGAAAGGCATCGGGCCCGATCAGATGGTGGGCATCGCAGTTCATCGATCGCTGGAGATGATCGTCGGCCTGTTGGGGATTTTGAAGGCAGGCGGGGCGTATCTGCCGTTACATCCGGAAGACCCGGAAGAACGGCTGGGATTCATGTTGGAGGATAGCGGGGCATCTATCCTGCTGACCCAGCGGGATCAGTTGGACCGCCTTCGTCCGCACGGAGCCGACCGCGAGCTGATCGCTATCGAAGATTTGCTGATGGAGGGGATGGAGCTTACAGGAGAAGAATGCGAGAAGAACCCGGAACCTGTTAACCGCTCGAGCGATTTGGTGTACGTGATCTATACGTCAGGCTCCACCGGCAAGCCGAAGGGGGTCATGATTGAGCACGCTTCATTGATCAACCGTCTGCACTGGATGGAACAACGAATTCCGTTTGGAGCGGAGGATGTGATCCTGCAAAAAACGCCCTACACCTTTGACGTATCGTTGTGGGAGCTGTTCTCGTGGGCGATTCAGGGAGCGACAGTATGCTTTTTGGAGCCGGGAGGCGAGAAAGACCCGGCAACGATAGCCGAAACGGTGGAGGCCAACGGGGTAACGGCAATCCATTTTGTGCCATCCATGCTGGGAGCGTTCCTGGAGTATATCGAGCACAGCGGAGCCGCCGGGAAAATGCGGAGTGTACGGCGAGTATTTGCCAGCGGGGAAGCGCTGATGACAGAGCATGTCCGCCGATTTAACCGTTTGCTGGGGACCGAAGGAGCCACGCTGCACAACCTGTATGGACCGACGGAAGCGACGGTAGAGGTGGCGTATTACGACTGTCCTGCGGACCAGGAACCGGAGAGTATTCCGATCGGGAAGCCAATTGATAACGTGAAATTATATATTTTGGACCATAAAGACCGATTGCAGCCGATAGGTGTACCGGGCGAGCTGCATATTGGAGGGGACTGCGTAGCCCGAGGATATGTGAATCGGAAAGAACTGACGGAGGAGAAGTTCGTAGCGGACCCCTATGCGGCGGGGGACGGATGTACCGAACGGGAGACTTGGCGAGATGGCTGCCGGATGGAAACATTGAATATATGGGTCGGATCGACCATCAGGTGA